The following coding sequences lie in one Pseudomonas sp. B33.4 genomic window:
- a CDS encoding OprD family porin, with protein sequence MIDRAPSRLTLLALLCGLNPTAHASGFFDDAKSEILSRNFFLSNDYRSPSPSGKNYKQEWAQGFIGTFSSGFTTGTVGFGIDAHAFAGLKLDGGRGHSGTGLLPVDSAGRSENDYSSAGGALKLKASRTTLAFGEMTVETPVFDTSDKRLQPEYATGFLLNSAEFDHINLVAGHFTAFKNQDSSSGKGDFYGYGANTEAGGISFLGADLFADTPIGGALYASELSDTWHQYYGNLHFKQSGVLLDANLYHTRDTGRALAGAIDNTAFSLSGKYAFGPHAVMLGWQKINGDTPFDFVGGDSIYLANSIKYADFNGANERSWQARYDLDLGALGIPGLSFMTRYVSGSHIDGTHAPKGGAYNPFDPDSGSYQPQQGDGGKHWERDIDLKYVVQSGAAKDLSVQVSHVSHRANEAQAGDDIDRIYVVIQYPLGF encoded by the coding sequence ATGATCGACCGCGCCCCTTCGCGTCTCACCCTGCTCGCACTGCTCTGCGGTCTGAACCCAACCGCCCACGCCAGCGGTTTTTTCGACGACGCCAAAAGCGAAATCCTCAGCCGTAACTTCTTCCTCAGCAACGACTACCGCTCGCCCTCACCCTCCGGAAAAAACTATAAACAGGAATGGGCTCAGGGCTTTATCGGCACCTTCTCATCCGGTTTCACCACCGGAACCGTTGGTTTCGGCATCGATGCCCACGCGTTCGCCGGGCTGAAACTCGACGGTGGCCGGGGCCACTCCGGCACCGGTTTGCTGCCAGTGGACAGCGCCGGTCGCAGCGAAAACGATTACTCCAGCGCCGGCGGCGCGCTGAAGTTGAAAGCCTCGCGCACCACCCTCGCCTTCGGTGAAATGACCGTCGAAACACCGGTATTCGACACCTCCGACAAACGCCTGCAACCGGAATACGCCACAGGCTTTCTGCTCAACAGCGCCGAGTTCGACCACATCAATCTGGTCGCCGGGCATTTCACCGCGTTCAAGAATCAGGACAGCTCATCCGGCAAAGGCGACTTTTACGGTTACGGCGCCAATACCGAGGCCGGCGGCATCAGTTTTCTCGGCGCCGACCTGTTCGCTGACACCCCGATTGGCGGCGCGTTGTACGCGTCTGAACTCAGTGACACCTGGCATCAGTACTACGGCAATCTGCACTTCAAACAGTCCGGCGTGCTGCTCGACGCCAACCTCTACCACACCCGCGACACCGGCCGAGCGCTGGCCGGCGCCATCGACAACACCGCGTTCAGCCTATCCGGCAAATACGCCTTCGGCCCCCACGCGGTGATGCTCGGCTGGCAAAAAATCAATGGTGACACGCCGTTCGATTTCGTCGGCGGCGATTCGATCTACCTCGCCAACTCGATCAAATACGCCGATTTCAACGGCGCCAACGAGCGTTCCTGGCAAGCACGCTACGACCTAGACCTCGGCGCCTTGGGCATCCCCGGCCTGAGCTTCATGACCCGCTACGTCTCCGGTAGCCACATCGACGGCACCCACGCGCCCAAGGGCGGCGCCTACAACCCGTTCGATCCTGACAGCGGCAGTTACCAGCCGCAGCAAGGCGATGGCGGCAAGCATTGGGAGCGGGATATCGATCTGAAGTACGTCGTGCAATCGGGCGCGGCGAAGGATTTGTCGGTGCAGGTGTCGCACGTATCGCACCGCGCCAATGAGGCGCAGGCCGGGGATGACATTGACCGGATTTATGTGGTGATCCAGTACCCGTTGGGTTTCTGA